The Chitinivibrionales bacterium genome window below encodes:
- a CDS encoding C25 family cysteine peptidase produces the protein MRISAVILLMCCGWVGSSFSGIRIIENTSKKFTFEWSTDNLRTVQGEGAASVSFTGANVDLGDNGEPVVPAYSLHIGVPLQGTVSVKLDVTATHTQQLTSPLRVRRAPGLGPRYPGLRFTGPWISEPEYVKIGRLRCGRFILRPVLYDKASNTIRVLDKAQCTIEFPAAAQTAAAPVPPSSDFGHMAKRLVLNYSVAAGWASAAGMAKRAAIKQFPVDPTQSAISFRIGDGHNGLGEGTIDENGIIRIMASDVTRILGAAPIGNVALYASYKGAMASDVPELSQLPDGMSEVPMLRVDVNNNGIADSSDYFLAYVSSISDWYYDTSSIQYFYSIDPYEDYRHYWITVKTSPGLTLSKMPPVSAAPAATFTSTKGHYLLKKSVSPSLTEGVNGGLDWAWTRLSYYMPSFTLDNFVLQNINYAAPCSVLVGVGYNAGAPSMNILVGGTAACQGCQFNGWYPITMAANQPFTISLNPVDRGDTLELKQVEFRYTQNLDMSNTTAMTVFSPEESLGTIARYRLSGLTGDLLYIFRIANNDASMMLIDTVRTAGTYEWSDTTGIGVRYFLCKEQAVKAAPPLAQVAPKSNTTFTLRDLRNLTVPVDYLIVTHPNFIVQAQRLAAHKKNIGRFLNPMAISIGDINDQFSGGNTDPAAVRNAIMYVRNQVATRWGTSFDYVVLMGLGHYDYRNIASSDTSFVPVAEFRDKCLEDFFVYLQPGEDPESDLTTPDCFIGRIPCQTSQGAAQVVDKIIQMEDPTFADFTGWRNRVILVADDDMQGLKQDQLGNQHMEASEYMDTIISHLQPAVDLRKIYLFEYEWNSLMEKPEANQAIINGINNGASIVNYFGHGSAEVWADEHILLPENIGNMQNNGQYPLISSFSCAVGKFDQPGQQRSLSEYLVMAQKSAAIATISAMREAYASDNQKLAGNFFSSVYDTTDTAARTYGEALALAKSECRDDNEKVYSYLGDPSLQTPRPARKIFLSLSNDSGKTIDTVKALMRVTVKGTVSQNSGTPDLQFGTAEKPATVLISLFNPAFITSRKDNWQSMNSLPGVSLNNQTYKWPGAELFAAQARVINGTFEQRILIPKSVTLDQNGANLTAYAWNGPTIAMGDKKDFIFHGFGQLPVNDTTGPTISVRPVYSSGSAVTDASASKGASSTDRIIGPLPLTLEIMLFDSNGIDIVSTGPDEGITFEVPGVVARTNINYKFQFDQGEFRKGEANWTFNDGAISPGTYTLKLSARDLLGNVSRKSITIEISAPQELALYHVFNYPNPMRMGESCRFYFDLSQTTSQSADDRVKVSIRLFTLSGRLVRVFNDIQRGELFDGKDNFNNPLSPGVYLYQMIAVDKVQQKVVKSKIEKLAINPPR, from the coding sequence ATGCGAATAAGCGCCGTCATATTGCTCATGTGCTGCGGGTGGGTGGGATCCTCGTTTTCTGGGATCCGGATCATTGAGAATACTTCCAAGAAATTTACGTTTGAATGGTCAACCGACAACCTCCGGACTGTCCAGGGAGAGGGCGCTGCGTCCGTTTCTTTTACGGGAGCCAACGTTGACCTCGGCGACAACGGGGAGCCTGTTGTCCCCGCCTATTCTTTGCATATAGGTGTACCTTTGCAGGGCACGGTATCGGTTAAGTTGGATGTAACAGCCACGCACACGCAGCAGCTCACAAGCCCCCTGAGGGTGCGGAGGGCGCCGGGCCTCGGGCCTCGTTATCCCGGTCTCCGCTTTACCGGTCCCTGGATCTCCGAACCGGAGTACGTGAAAATCGGACGGCTGCGGTGCGGACGCTTCATCCTGCGTCCGGTTCTTTACGACAAGGCGAGCAATACCATCCGCGTGCTTGACAAGGCCCAATGCACCATTGAATTTCCGGCCGCTGCACAGACTGCGGCAGCGCCGGTTCCCCCTTCCTCCGATTTCGGCCACATGGCGAAAAGGCTCGTGCTCAATTATTCGGTGGCTGCCGGCTGGGCATCTGCGGCCGGGATGGCCAAACGCGCCGCGATCAAGCAATTTCCGGTGGACCCGACACAGAGCGCGATTTCTTTTCGTATCGGCGACGGTCACAACGGCCTCGGCGAGGGTACCATTGACGAAAACGGAATCATCAGGATCATGGCCTCCGACGTCACTCGCATCCTGGGGGCCGCGCCCATCGGCAACGTGGCCCTGTACGCGTCGTACAAGGGAGCAATGGCCTCCGACGTCCCGGAGCTTTCACAGCTCCCCGACGGGATGAGCGAAGTGCCGATGCTCCGCGTCGACGTCAACAACAACGGCATCGCGGATTCGTCGGATTATTTTCTCGCCTATGTCAGCAGCATATCGGACTGGTACTACGATACGTCAAGCATCCAATATTTTTACAGTATCGACCCCTACGAAGATTACCGGCATTATTGGATCACGGTGAAAACATCACCGGGCCTCACCCTTTCAAAAATGCCGCCGGTCAGTGCCGCGCCGGCCGCCACTTTCACTTCGACCAAGGGTCATTACCTTCTTAAAAAGTCGGTGTCGCCGTCCTTGACCGAGGGGGTTAACGGAGGCCTGGATTGGGCCTGGACAAGGCTCAGTTACTATATGCCAAGCTTTACGCTCGACAATTTCGTCCTGCAGAACATCAACTATGCCGCACCGTGCAGCGTGCTTGTGGGAGTGGGGTATAATGCCGGCGCACCGTCAATGAACATTTTGGTCGGCGGCACGGCGGCATGCCAGGGATGCCAGTTTAACGGATGGTATCCCATCACCATGGCAGCCAACCAACCGTTCACGATTTCCTTAAACCCCGTCGACCGGGGCGATACGCTCGAGCTAAAGCAAGTCGAGTTCAGGTACACGCAGAACCTTGACATGAGCAATACCACGGCCATGACCGTGTTCTCTCCGGAGGAGAGCCTGGGGACCATTGCGCGGTACCGGTTAAGCGGCCTGACCGGAGACCTTCTCTACATCTTTCGGATAGCGAACAATGACGCTTCCATGATGCTTATTGATACCGTTCGCACCGCCGGGACCTATGAGTGGAGCGACACGACGGGAATCGGCGTACGGTATTTTCTGTGCAAGGAGCAGGCCGTGAAGGCTGCGCCGCCATTGGCGCAAGTGGCGCCCAAAAGCAACACCACGTTCACCCTACGCGACCTTCGAAATCTTACGGTTCCCGTTGATTACCTGATCGTGACACATCCCAATTTCATAGTGCAGGCGCAACGGCTGGCGGCGCACAAAAAAAACATCGGACGTTTCTTGAATCCAATGGCCATTTCGATCGGCGACATTAATGATCAGTTTTCGGGCGGCAACACCGACCCGGCCGCGGTGCGCAACGCCATCATGTATGTACGCAACCAGGTGGCAACCAGGTGGGGGACGTCGTTCGATTACGTGGTGCTCATGGGGCTCGGCCATTACGATTACCGCAACATCGCCTCGTCGGACACGAGTTTCGTTCCCGTTGCGGAATTCAGGGACAAATGCCTTGAGGATTTTTTCGTGTACCTGCAGCCCGGCGAGGATCCGGAAAGCGATTTAACGACGCCCGATTGTTTCATCGGCCGGATTCCCTGCCAGACCTCGCAGGGAGCCGCGCAAGTGGTGGACAAAATTATCCAGATGGAGGATCCCACGTTCGCGGACTTTACCGGATGGCGCAACCGCGTGATTCTCGTCGCCGACGACGACATGCAGGGCCTAAAGCAAGACCAGCTCGGCAACCAGCATATGGAAGCGTCCGAATATATGGACACCATTATCTCGCACCTCCAGCCCGCGGTTGACCTGAGGAAGATTTACTTGTTTGAATACGAATGGAACAGCCTCATGGAAAAACCAGAGGCCAACCAGGCGATCATCAACGGGATCAACAACGGTGCATCAATTGTGAACTATTTTGGTCATGGTTCCGCAGAGGTTTGGGCGGACGAGCATATTTTATTGCCGGAAAATATCGGCAATATGCAGAATAACGGCCAGTATCCGCTTATCTCGTCCTTTTCCTGCGCGGTGGGGAAGTTTGACCAGCCGGGGCAACAGCGCTCTTTATCGGAATATCTGGTGATGGCCCAAAAAAGCGCTGCAATAGCAACCATTTCCGCCATGCGGGAAGCCTACGCATCGGACAACCAGAAACTTGCCGGCAATTTCTTCTCCTCCGTGTATGATACCACGGACACTGCGGCGCGGACCTACGGCGAAGCGCTGGCGCTGGCAAAAAGCGAGTGCAGGGACGACAATGAAAAGGTGTATTCGTATCTTGGAGACCCATCCCTGCAGACACCGCGGCCGGCCCGCAAAATTTTTCTTTCCCTCTCCAACGACAGCGGAAAGACAATTGACACTGTAAAGGCCCTCATGCGGGTGACCGTCAAAGGCACCGTCTCACAGAACAGCGGAACTCCGGACCTGCAATTCGGGACCGCTGAAAAGCCCGCAACGGTGCTTATCAGCTTATTCAATCCGGCGTTCATTACTTCGCGTAAAGATAACTGGCAAAGCATGAACAGCCTTCCAGGCGTATCCCTTAACAATCAGACCTATAAATGGCCTGGAGCGGAGCTTTTTGCCGCCCAGGCCCGGGTGATTAACGGGACATTTGAGCAGCGCATCCTAATTCCAAAAAGCGTGACCTTGGATCAGAACGGGGCCAATCTTACGGCATATGCATGGAACGGGCCGACCATTGCAATGGGAGATAAAAAGGATTTTATTTTTCACGGATTCGGTCAATTACCTGTCAACGACACCACGGGGCCCACCATTTCGGTTCGGCCGGTGTATAGCAGCGGGTCGGCCGTCACCGACGCTTCGGCAAGCAAGGGCGCATCTTCCACCGACCGGATAATAGGCCCGCTCCCGTTGACTCTGGAAATCATGCTGTTTGATTCAAACGGCATCGACATCGTATCCACCGGCCCTGACGAAGGCATCACCTTTGAAGTACCTGGCGTGGTGGCGCGTACAAATATTAACTATAAATTCCAATTCGACCAAGGTGAATTCCGCAAGGGGGAGGCGAACTGGACATTCAACGACGGCGCGATATCGCCGGGCACCTATACCCTGAAGCTGAGCGCGCGGGACTTGCTGGGCAACGTTTCGAGGAAGAGCATCACCATAGAAATATCCGCGCCGCAGGAACTGGCCCTGTATCACGTGTTTAATTACCCCAACCCGATGCGGATGGGCGAGTCGTGCAGGTTTTATTTCGACCTTTCACAGACAACCAGTCAATCGGCAGACGACAGGGTAAAGGTGTCCATACGGCTTTTTACGTTGTCGGGCCGTCTTGTGCGCGTTTTCAACGATATACAGCGCGGGGAGCTTTTTGACGGGAAAGACAATTTTAACAACCCGTTGTCGCCCGGCGTCTACCTGTACCAGATGATCGCTGTGGACAAGGTGCAGCAGAAAGTGGTGAAAAGCAAGATAGAAAAATTGGCGATCAATCCGCCGAGATAA
- a CDS encoding glycosyltransferase, whose translation MKSLHFSFFNTVNVPLTFCKVYEAMGHGARLLTVYKHRGAIPEDICLNKKLFDPWWLHQLRGKREKTAEKLIAKEAERGALHEYKPATVLESVYVALRDNWRALEFGGLAKRYDLFGFDIYHFHGGIDFFRDSRWARKLAVMGKPIVCHYHGPDMRTRGIVRAVDDVSGLNLTSEFDLLGLHPRLKYLAIPFDCSNLPSKTSLGKRIRIIHTPSNPAAKGTHLIEPVLARLAAERGIEYAIVTGASRQRVIEEKMRSHIAIEQIGNFGGTGYGVNSLETLAMGMPTVTEFTPEYAAFLTGHPFVLADRRSLFEVLVKLIDDEEYRTTVGSKGRRWVEEHHSFSAVWQTMLEYMDKELPEVAKRLRT comes from the coding sequence GTGAAAAGCCTTCACTTCTCCTTTTTCAATACGGTGAACGTCCCGTTGACGTTCTGTAAAGTCTATGAGGCGATGGGGCACGGCGCAAGGCTGTTGACCGTTTACAAGCACCGCGGCGCCATCCCGGAAGACATCTGCCTCAATAAAAAGCTTTTTGATCCGTGGTGGCTGCATCAGCTGCGGGGCAAGCGGGAAAAAACGGCTGAAAAATTAATTGCGAAGGAGGCCGAACGCGGCGCACTTCATGAATATAAACCCGCCACGGTCCTTGAGAGCGTTTATGTTGCGCTGCGCGACAATTGGCGGGCCCTGGAATTCGGCGGGCTGGCGAAACGGTATGATCTATTCGGGTTTGACATTTACCATTTCCACGGCGGCATTGATTTTTTCCGTGATTCCCGCTGGGCAAGAAAGCTTGCCGTAATGGGCAAACCCATTGTCTGTCACTATCACGGCCCCGACATGCGCACCCGCGGCATCGTCCGGGCGGTCGATGACGTCAGCGGCCTCAACCTCACCAGCGAATTCGACCTTCTTGGCTTGCATCCCCGCCTGAAGTACCTTGCCATTCCCTTTGATTGTTCGAACCTGCCGTCAAAGACCAGCCTGGGAAAAAGAATCCGCATCATCCATACACCGTCGAATCCGGCCGCAAAGGGAACGCATCTCATCGAGCCGGTGCTTGCGCGGCTCGCAGCCGAGCGCGGCATAGAATACGCGATTGTCACCGGCGCGAGCCGCCAGCGGGTGATTGAGGAAAAGATGCGTTCGCATATCGCCATAGAGCAAATCGGCAATTTCGGCGGTACCGGTTACGGCGTCAATTCGCTCGAGACCCTTGCCATGGGCATGCCCACCGTGACCGAATTCACGCCGGAGTACGCGGCTTTTCTCACCGGCCATCCCTTTGTGCTTGCCGACCGGCGCTCGCTGTTCGAGGTGCTCGTAAAACTGATTGACGATGAGGAATACCGGACCACAGTGGGATCAAAAGGCAGGAGATGGGTGGAGGAACATCATTCATTTTCCGCGGTATGGCAAACTATGCTGGAATATATGGACAAGGAACTCCCTGAAGTCGCGAAACGGCTCCGAACCTGA
- a CDS encoding glycosyltransferase: MIVYKPIAKTTYDVCIIHLADARFYPFFHRQAQALTENGYKVALVSWERNPGEADPQWPGIDVYPICIRSDSIRGKWYFIRYFFSLTVVLCRLKARLYEAVDPLALLPARLAARRQKSRYNYFSLEYFQGIEQLVAKPIMRLIWRSVERFGVARARNVAAVCKTTEQLLRRDFGLLRTSVVLNVPARLDYAAAADGRLRRRIGIPPQTPLVIYKGEISENRGLLPFIAAMDQFEPLHFVLVGGGIYQERLGREAKQRGLDKRIHFINPVPSNEFVHYLKDANAGHAIHEAVGVNMTITLPSKLFDYINAGIPVFTGDGPEMSRIVKEWDVGWVVSGADVESIRQAIKKFLLSLSDAEKFRKNCARAAQKYCWENEKKSYLQFIEEAMG; the protein is encoded by the coding sequence ATGATTGTTTACAAGCCGATCGCGAAAACCACCTATGATGTCTGCATCATCCACCTTGCCGATGCCCGGTTTTATCCTTTTTTTCACCGGCAGGCGCAGGCGCTCACTGAAAACGGGTATAAGGTGGCGCTGGTGTCATGGGAACGGAATCCAGGCGAGGCGGACCCCCAATGGCCCGGCATCGACGTATATCCGATCTGCATACGTTCGGATTCGATTCGCGGAAAATGGTATTTTATACGATATTTTTTTTCGCTCACAGTTGTTTTATGCCGTTTAAAGGCGAGGCTGTACGAGGCCGTTGACCCTTTGGCCCTCCTTCCTGCGCGGCTTGCGGCACGGCGCCAAAAAAGCAGGTACAATTATTTTTCCCTTGAATATTTCCAGGGCATTGAACAGCTTGTTGCCAAGCCAATCATGCGCTTGATCTGGCGATCGGTTGAGCGTTTCGGTGTGGCAAGGGCGCGCAATGTCGCAGCGGTCTGCAAAACGACGGAACAGCTCCTCAGGCGGGACTTCGGCCTGCTCAGGACCTCGGTGGTGCTCAATGTTCCAGCCCGCCTCGACTATGCTGCTGCGGCGGACGGCCGGCTGCGCAGGCGCATCGGCATTCCCCCGCAAACGCCGCTGGTGATTTACAAAGGCGAGATATCGGAGAACCGGGGGCTTCTGCCCTTTATCGCCGCCATGGACCAGTTTGAGCCACTGCATTTCGTTCTGGTGGGCGGCGGCATCTACCAGGAAAGGCTCGGCCGTGAAGCAAAACAACGGGGCCTTGACAAAAGAATTCATTTTATCAATCCGGTGCCAAGCAACGAGTTCGTCCATTACCTTAAGGATGCCAACGCCGGCCACGCCATCCACGAAGCCGTAGGCGTCAACATGACCATCACGCTTCCGAGCAAGCTGTTCGACTACATCAACGCGGGCATTCCGGTGTTCACGGGCGACGGACCCGAGATGTCGCGCATCGTCAAGGAATGGGACGTTGGATGGGTGGTTTCCGGGGCGGACGTCGAAAGCATCAGGCAGGCGATCAAGAAGTTTTTGCTTTCGCTTTCCGACGCAGAAAAATTCCGGAAAAACTGCGCGAGGGCCGCCCAGAAATATTGCTGGGAAAACGAAAAAAAGTCATATCTGCAATTCATTGAAGAGGCAATGGGATAG
- a CDS encoding T9SS type A sorting domain-containing protein, translated as MCAVTPGHSGIILKQFASFKAVNAIIDGGSVLWLATSGGVVRYDKSSKTMKTYTEMSDLPDLNLTAGEKDASGDLWFGSADGYLVNLHPQTGAFTSFNALQATGWNIECIFRSGNSLFIGTSKGLSVFSLTQKNFQNVKKFGSFSSTDVSAIHVFGDTIAIVSTDGVATAVIPDIKTANFSDPSIWTCNSGSGILGIIKQADTLVFANEKISQIGATTWQYGGVDTVVIGGKPYYLPSGRLFANSGLAHQFPSPVTCVEPFTGPWVVVGTQYSYFFLLNTATGEVVNNAISGPVASVINACAVDQNGMLWYVPSDLTNGIGGFDGKTWNAVTMDNTPSIGRLEACPPQYKNSITVTSKNDLWVGTFADGVKWYDRSQNTWASYQDSADPNRGVLTPIARYANVLDPNGIVTSYWSLISGTCEDSLGNIWIANQKAYNGNILHVRKPRDNSIWRSFNLADSSLGFWTSYTGLVAANRNKQENKQYIYLGYNKKEDFTGGGMTILSYNSSDDPTSPSTQITTDHFGKSSSGTSIMIQGFAVANDTLVWISAEDGIYHVTNNKTSNLTKIDKITSSSLFSAITLGMDGKPVFCKDNDIYSYSDPDSTLTNLTNCGCFTAAVKWIYLDKNKNAFWIASDIGLYRLETGSGPLAPGASGSSVTVFPNPVSRTTLKNRHTIKFTALNPLAPRVRIYDASGTLVRVLSDQNTSIIIWDGTNNAGSIIIPGTYFYQAAAANGKSCRGKFLVIP; from the coding sequence ATGTGTGCCGTCACCCCCGGCCATTCCGGTATCATTCTCAAGCAATTCGCCTCTTTCAAAGCGGTCAATGCGATTATTGACGGCGGCAGCGTGCTGTGGCTGGCGACGTCGGGAGGCGTCGTCCGTTACGATAAATCAAGCAAAACCATGAAAACGTACACCGAGATGTCCGATCTTCCCGACCTCAACCTTACCGCTGGGGAAAAAGACGCATCCGGTGACCTGTGGTTCGGCAGCGCCGACGGGTACCTTGTCAACCTCCATCCCCAGACCGGCGCCTTCACCTCATTCAACGCGCTGCAGGCGACGGGATGGAACATCGAATGTATATTCAGGTCCGGCAACAGCCTTTTCATCGGGACATCCAAGGGGCTCAGCGTTTTTTCCCTCACGCAGAAAAATTTTCAAAATGTCAAGAAATTCGGCTCGTTTTCGAGCACCGACGTTTCCGCTATCCATGTATTCGGCGACACCATTGCAATCGTGTCAACAGATGGGGTCGCCACCGCCGTCATCCCGGACATCAAAACGGCGAACTTTTCCGATCCCTCCATCTGGACCTGCAATTCCGGCAGCGGCATTCTTGGTATCATCAAACAGGCCGACACCTTGGTGTTTGCAAACGAGAAAATATCACAAATCGGCGCTACCACCTGGCAATACGGCGGCGTAGACACGGTGGTGATTGGCGGCAAGCCCTATTATCTTCCAAGCGGACGGCTCTTTGCCAACAGCGGCCTTGCTCACCAGTTTCCTTCCCCGGTCACGTGTGTGGAGCCCTTCACCGGGCCATGGGTGGTCGTGGGGACGCAGTATTCCTATTTTTTTCTTCTGAACACCGCCACCGGCGAGGTCGTCAATAACGCCATCAGCGGCCCTGTCGCTTCCGTCATTAACGCGTGCGCTGTTGACCAGAACGGCATGCTGTGGTATGTGCCGAGCGACTTGACAAACGGGATAGGCGGTTTTGACGGAAAAACGTGGAACGCCGTCACCATGGACAACACCCCTAGCATCGGCAGGTTGGAGGCCTGTCCGCCCCAGTATAAAAACTCAATAACGGTCACTTCAAAAAACGACCTCTGGGTCGGCACGTTTGCCGACGGGGTCAAATGGTATGACCGTTCCCAAAACACGTGGGCTTCCTACCAGGACTCAGCCGATCCGAACCGGGGCGTTCTCACTCCCATTGCGCGATATGCCAATGTTCTCGATCCTAACGGTATCGTTACGTCGTATTGGAGCCTTATCTCCGGCACATGCGAGGATTCCCTGGGCAATATATGGATTGCAAACCAAAAGGCTTACAATGGTAATATCCTTCATGTCCGTAAGCCTCGCGACAATAGTATTTGGCGGTCCTTCAATCTTGCCGACAGCAGCCTCGGATTCTGGACAAGCTATACAGGCCTTGTCGCAGCCAATAGGAACAAACAGGAAAACAAACAATACATTTATCTGGGATATAATAAAAAAGAAGATTTTACCGGCGGCGGCATGACCATCCTAAGTTATAATTCCTCAGATGACCCGACGTCTCCGTCCACCCAGATAACAACCGATCACTTCGGGAAGAGCTCTTCGGGCACGAGCATCATGATCCAGGGATTTGCAGTGGCAAACGATACCCTTGTCTGGATCTCTGCGGAGGACGGCATCTACCATGTGACTAATAATAAAACATCGAACTTGACAAAAATCGACAAGATCACTTCCAGCAGCTTGTTCTCCGCTATTACCTTGGGAATGGACGGAAAGCCTGTTTTCTGCAAGGACAACGATATCTACTCATACAGTGATCCTGATTCCACCCTCACCAACCTCACCAACTGCGGTTGCTTTACCGCCGCCGTCAAATGGATTTACCTGGACAAGAACAAGAACGCCTTCTGGATCGCCAGCGACATAGGGCTGTACCGGCTCGAAACGGGCAGCGGCCCGCTTGCGCCCGGCGCCTCGGGTTCGAGCGTCACCGTGTTTCCCAACCCCGTGTCGCGCACCACGCTGAAGAACAGACATACCATCAAGTTTACCGCTTTGAACCCGCTTGCGCCGCGCGTACGCATCTATGACGCGTCAGGCACGCTTGTCCGCGTCCTTTCGGATCAAAATACATCCATCATCATCTGGGACGGAACCAACAATGCCGGCAGCATTATTATTCCCGGCACCTATTTCTATCAGGCCGCTGCGGCCAACGGCAAAAGCTGTAGGGGCAAATTTTTGGTGATTCCTTAG
- a CDS encoding oligosaccharide flippase family protein, whose protein sequence is MDEHKKLNLMYLFKGSALYGAADVFTAAVRFVLIAVYTRILAPADFGVYSLITATLSLLCVMVPLGLPSAIMMSFKPNDPLGNTSLKNTAFWLLFRMCAGGGIVFYLCGLFFFKQNIAGQISLWLIVQAASEMVSMVPKSSLRFNQKIVQSGLGRVLRVIIMVAVLLTLLWNHRTGLKAIFISEAIAAAAEFLLCCAFDKFVPSFAPKTAIAPLLGIGLPVTAMSIGIILNDLSNRYVVFFMLGEQATGYFAAAAKVAIIGSFFAEALNAMWFPYYFMLSRQKELPEDEIRDFSRKIVLLSSLLISLLAICLPQLVAFHAFGKYFIAPQYHAVAVLVAPLVLAYFFKMTLFTATPVMSFQNRIWRLALIITVAAIVNIAGTIVCARLLGTTDLFLTLFAIALMTSASYCLCMAWASREAGLFPLPSWVFSGWAVFSIAALATAFLPVGVIYKLGGWVVVAGVVYWRYFLRSNVWVRLFSVGVK, encoded by the coding sequence ATGGATGAGCATAAAAAACTAAACCTGATGTACCTTTTCAAGGGAAGCGCCCTGTACGGCGCGGCGGACGTTTTTACCGCCGCGGTGCGGTTTGTCCTCATCGCGGTTTACACGCGAATCCTTGCGCCCGCCGATTTCGGCGTTTATTCACTTATCACCGCCACGCTCTCGCTGCTGTGTGTGATGGTTCCTCTTGGCCTGCCGTCCGCGATAATGATGAGTTTCAAACCCAATGATCCTTTGGGGAATACGTCGCTTAAAAACACCGCCTTTTGGCTTTTATTCAGAATGTGCGCAGGCGGCGGTATCGTGTTTTATCTGTGCGGCCTTTTCTTTTTCAAACAGAACATAGCAGGCCAGATCTCGTTGTGGCTTATTGTGCAGGCCGCATCCGAAATGGTGAGCATGGTGCCCAAGTCCTCTCTAAGGTTCAACCAGAAAATCGTGCAAAGCGGCCTTGGCAGGGTGCTTCGGGTCATTATCATGGTTGCAGTGCTCCTCACGCTCCTTTGGAACCACAGGACCGGATTAAAGGCAATTTTCATCTCAGAGGCAATTGCCGCGGCGGCGGAATTTCTGTTATGCTGCGCTTTTGACAAGTTTGTCCCTTCATTCGCCCCAAAGACCGCCATCGCCCCGCTTCTCGGCATCGGCCTGCCGGTTACCGCAATGTCAATCGGAATTATTCTCAACGATCTTTCCAACCGGTACGTGGTGTTTTTCATGCTCGGCGAACAGGCAACCGGCTACTTTGCCGCCGCGGCCAAAGTTGCGATTATCGGCTCCTTTTTCGCCGAGGCACTCAATGCCATGTGGTTTCCGTATTATTTCATGCTCAGCCGCCAAAAAGAATTGCCCGAGGATGAAATCAGGGATTTTTCGCGGAAAATCGTTCTATTGTCATCTCTGCTTATTTCGCTTCTCGCAATATGCCTGCCGCAGCTTGTGGCATTCCATGCGTTCGGCAAATACTTCATCGCCCCGCAATATCACGCGGTGGCCGTGCTTGTCGCGCCGCTTGTCCTTGCCTATTTTTTCAAAATGACGCTTTTTACGGCGACGCCGGTCATGAGCTTCCAGAACAGGATCTGGCGGCTCGCCCTTATCATTACCGTTGCCGCAATTGTCAACATTGCCGGGACCATCGTTTGCGCCCGGCTGCTTGGAACAACAGACCTTTTTCTCACGCTGTTTGCAATCGCGCTCATGACATCGGCTTCATACTGCCTGTGCATGGCGTGGGCGTCACGTGAGGCGGGATTGTTTCCCTTGCCCTCGTGGGTTTTTTCCGGATGGGCGGTGTTTTCGATTGCCGCGCTGGCAACGGCGTTTTTGCCCGTGGGTGTTATTTATAAATTGGGAGGGTGGGTGGTGGTTGCGGGGGTGGTGTATTGGAGATATTTTCTGAGGAGTAATGTTTGGGTGAGATTGTTTAGCGTAGGGGTTAAATGA